The Juglans microcarpa x Juglans regia isolate MS1-56 chromosome 2D, Jm3101_v1.0, whole genome shotgun sequence DNA window aCAAAGAACTCCGGAGCGCAAACAAAACTCTTCTTTTACGGGTTAAACCTAGGACCCATATAACGCGCTCGCATTACCACCAGGTAAATCATCAGCTTTTCACGGCCGGGACATGGCccataaaaattgtttgcaccaaAAGTTGAAACCATGGAACCGAGGGAGCATACCCCAAGACCAACGTCCTTACCGTTTGAACCAACACACTAGTATCACCTCCATCGCTATAACTCCTCAAAATAACATTGCGACATATATGAAAGAGTTGGGAAATGCATCGATTTACCTCTAATGCCTTGGTCACATTAGGAATAGCTGTTTCGCTCAGTGTTCCCTCTGCCTACGGATATTCAAACGTAAAGGAGAATGTTATTGATGCAATACTATTAAGAAGCAAATTAATCCatattaagaattaaaaaagaaggCCTAATCAGATGGGATGCAATAGAAATTTTGAAACCATAAAAGCTAAAGAGAAATTGgaacaatgaaaaaaatgcTTAGTTGATTTAAGAATTTAATCAAACAGcacacagagaaaaaaaaaaaaaaaaaaaaaaaaaaaaagacaatttttttagttaaaaattacTTATGTCCACGagtttgaataaattttttttggtatgtCGAGTCAATTTGCTTAATTTGAAGATTAGTGACgaaataattacaataaacaTAGCATGGAGGAAAGAAAAGGCACCTGAAAGAACATGATAAGGGTGTCAGATGGGGAAACGGGAACCGAAACGGGTGGTTGCTCTGATGACGACGACGgtgcttctccttcttcttcctgttGTTGTGCTTCTGGTTGTTCTTCTGGAATCGGTACGGTTTCTTCCTCCGCAGACCTCACTATTATTAAGGGCTGCTTCATGTTCgtcgtcttcgtcttcttcttctcgaaTGTGAAATGGTTGAAGGAGTTGGAAACGCCATGGGTTCGGAGGTGGAGGTTTCGAAGGGGTAGCGCCAGAAATGGAACGGGGACAAATGTACGATGATTTGCAGATGTACGAATCAAGGGAACTGAGATTGTGGTCGTGGCCATTTTTTTGTAGTCCGAACCGAGCTCAATTTGCAGTGAGCTTTCGACTTTCGAGTTGTGCTTCGCAGTCGCACCCTATCCAAATACCTGCAGctgcaagaaaagaaaaagaaaaattatcagAGCCGTCAATTTGTTTACTTGTCAGGCACTGGATCTATTTGTAAGGACTGGGGAGCCCAATAGTGATAGAACAACTTTGATGGGCTTTTTATTATCGTATTAGACTTCGTTTTCATGGGCGTTGGTTGGACCGTCCAATTCATCCAAAAGTGGGGACACGAATCTAAGAACATTGgtattgaattagttaaatatttttttatctttaaattcaataaatattatccatatttacttcatattaaattaattaaattattttcattcaaactataagttacaataaatttattcttcttttcaaatatgaaaagaattatagcaagtctaaaagtattttttgatattattatattatagatatgagatttttattcatatgaaattttatcatctctatacatatgagattattatattatagattgttaaattataaaaatgaaaatgaaaatgattgttagaagttattgaagattataaaaataaaatataaattaattaagaaatataaataataaataataataatattttattattatagagagtgtgataactaatccaatgtaaattttaaattttgaatagtaatgaattgaaatgatagaataaattttatagaatttatttaagatgaatttaaatatatttagatgttaaaataaatttatatatatttataaaaatttaaaaaagattgtaaatcttatgtgtaaaaaaattttaaattaagataaatttattaatttcaaaattatatatttaaatattaaatttaatttaaaattaaattaaaataaattaatctcAATATAATCCAACACCAAGCGGGACCTTGGTTTTAGCAATGCCCATctcaagttttgaaaaaaaattcccttttaagtaaaatggtaaaaattgCAAGTACATTGACGTCACTCTTATGTCAAATCTTAATTAAAACGATGAGTAATTGCAATTTTTTGTAGTTTATGATATGCACTGAAAAAGGTATAGAAATTCGTGCATTCAAAACCTAAGGAGAAATATAGAAGCGGATTAATAATAGAAGAATTCTTTTCCTAGCAACCCTGCACTACatactgaattttttttttttttttccttaacacTCGGCAAGTGCGTGGTTTAAGACtgttgagtagaatttttcatagtAAAAAATGAGAAGGGCCAACAGCTAAACTAAAAGCTtgaatacacacacacacacatatatatatatatatatatatatatatatatatatattatatccttAGTCACCCAAAGAGTATTTGCACCGATTAATCTTAGCATATTTTGGTACACTAAATACTTAAATTCGTTTTAACTTGAGAATATCAAATAGATTTTGGCCTCAAGGCTAGCGAGTCCAAACAAGTCAGGTAACAATATTTCTGTCAACCAAAAAACGGATGCAGCTACCACCTCTGACATTGAAGCTACATCTTCCTACAGTCCTCTACAATTTGTCCATCTGCATAAGCATAAGATCCATTAACTTTTGCTGTAACAAAGACAGGCAATTACCACAAACCATAAAAGCAATAAAACTTCAGTAGCGCACAAAAGGGTCATACCATTGAGATCTACGGCTAGGTTTGCTTGAGCATCGGCTTCAGAGTTAAGTTCcttgaaaatgaagaaagaaagttAGGAACAATACATCAGAGTGTGGATGCTGGTTCTGTTATTAATTCTACGAGGGGTCAATGGCTTCCAAACTTTTATTAATTCTAACACTTTCAAGAACTATGGAGAAGACTAATCGAGCACTTGAACTCAACAAGATATCTCAGTTCCTCAAATGGTTATGTACCAATGCTTTCAGGGGGACACAAGGATTTTAATGTTTGATTCGGTCAAACGTGCATCATCGATAAATGACTCTTGTGGAATGGAGGGAATAGTAAACATGTgttaatatgtatattttaaatagcaCATAGAAAGTGCAGAACCatttgcattaaaaaatatataaaaaagtaaccATTTGCATTTACCCTAACAATATGACTGATCTGGAATGACAGAAATTTATCCTTCAGCTCCTTGGCCTCTTTACACAAGTCAGCCATATTCTGGTTTTTGGTTTTCCAAAGTCCCTGAATCTGTAACATGAATACGCCTCATAAAGAAGAATACCAAGCAAACACCTCTCTCTAGgcaacatgtttgaaaaaaagcATGTAAGATTCGTAGATGAAAATGTGGGAAAGCCTAAAGGAAATCAGTGTTACAGAACAAAAGCAACAAACCTGCATACAAACAAGTTTAGAGTCTCCCTGAACACGAATATGTTTATATCCTTTCTTTAGAGCATGTTTCAAACCTAAGATCACAGCTCGATACTCAGCAACATTATTTGTTGCAATGCCCACCCCTTCACTCAATCGGCAGACCTATCAAGGCTCAGGGTCACGCAGATATACATAAAAAAGGATAAACAAGCATAACAGCACTAGAAAATTGTCAGTTAACTGCATACCATACTTCCATCTTCAGCACATAGCACAGCTCCTGCACCAGCTTGTCCAGGATTTCCTTTCGAAGCGCCATCAAACTGTAGGATACATGAACGCTGGGCATAAACATGGACAAGGCATATTTTTGCACTGTTAGTTTATATATCAACATAATTAGACGTAAAGTCGTGAATAGAGTCTATCACAGTTTGCAGTGGAGCATTTATATCACGACGGACACCTTACTTATCAAACCCAAAACACACCTCAACCCAACCGTGATTTTACCAGCTGACTCGACACCTAGGAGCCATAACAATGAGATTATCAAGATACTTGCAGTTCGATGACAAAATCACACAAGTAGTTGGTATGTTATAATTCCTCGGTGCCAAATGCCATGTAAGATTGTGTATAACAAGAACATCACGCTTTTAGCTTGCTTTAGAGCTTTCTGGTGAACATAAGTACaagtttttccaaaaacaacACATAAAACAGATCATTGCATACCCACATCCCCTGCTTATAGTATCTGGGTAGTGATACCAATAGGACACCCTGTTGGAGCACAACACTCGTTTACACTTTACACCTACAGACACCAATATCCCAAATGAAGCTATTTGAAATCATCTTCAAGAGTGCCCACAACAAAGATCTAGCTGGCAAACAGATCTGGCAAGTATCAGGCCCAATTACATTCTTTTGATATGTAAACCTTGTATTTCCACTagatatttgaaaaaactagAATGTAATGACCACAAAAGTAATACATAATTTACATGCATGTAAGCAACTACATACACAAGGATCCttttatgatgtgacataatTAAACAGTAGTATCAATCGTGTTCTTGGTCCATGAACGGTAATATCAGGTCAGCGGCTTACACAACTTGACGCAATTGCTTGAGTTTCATGGCAATAACCTAATCTGAAATGTTTCCTCAGAGGATTTGTGGAAAATGAAGATCCAACCATCTCCTGTAGAACAGAACCACAAGTATTACTCACCactaaaacaaaatcaagtTGTACATACTCCCAAAGGTGATAGGGGCAAGATTATCAGAATAACTCCCATCCATATGGGCATTTTATACTCTATCTAACTTCTATTAGTTCCAAAATTTATTcatgaaaaaatcaaaaaaattgtCCTCTAAACTATCAGTTTTCTAAATGAATCATAACTTATGTCAACTTACAAAGTCTGAATCAAGCACTTCTAGCAATCTCTTTGGGGGAGTATCCTTGTTAGCTGCTTTTACCCTAGAAGAAGCTGGTTGCTGAAAGGGATATAATgtccaacaaaaatgatttcaCCAATCATACATTCAATAAACGACGAGAGAATTTCTCTACACtgaaaactaaataaaacatCTCTGCAAACCAACAATATTAGCCCTTTGACAACCAAGGTAAGGATTTCGACCAGCAGAAGAACCCTGGCGGACGCAGACCTACTACTAAAAGAGtgtataaaaaacaaaaatgaaaaacacaaaaCTGAAAGATTGGGTGCTTAGATAACAAACCTGATAAGGGCAAGCAACAAGTTTTCCAAACAGATCTTCTTTAACATCAACAGCGCTAATAGAATAAGTTGCATTCTTAAGCCCATGCGAGGCAAGGTACTCCTCTGCCTCCTTGGGCAAACAATATCCTTTATACACGCTTACAGCAGGGTTGCACGCCTATGAAGGGAGATAAAATTTATTCCCACAGTTCGCAGCAACACATAAATTTTGGGCAACAAACAGAAAGTTCATCGAAATAAAGAAGACCCGTATGATCAAATTCGCCTGGCTGGTTAGGTAAAAAATGGACTAAAAGATGAGACAAACCCGCGAAGGACTTGACTCATCAAGTCATCGTACATAACCGCTTCAAACATAGACATGCTCATAGATAAAATCACATTATAAGGATGAAAAAACATTACGGAGGATCCGGCTTGAGCTTGACAATCGCTCAAAGTCTTGTAAATGCCAACGATATCCCCCTTCCGTACAACGTAAAACGCGTCCTTCTCATCCTCCATTTGTGGCCAGTACCCAAATGTCCCTTACCCGGAAATGCACTGCAAATGGAACCAACCAAATACGGAAACTTTTTAACATGATGATCGTGATCCGTACAACTTTAATGTATTGTACAACCATTTTCCCACTCGCAACAGAATCATGATGATCAGTAATCACGGTCATGATCGAAGCCCTAATCTTTTGGAGGCCAAATATAAAATTCTGCCAAAAAGGCCAGTTCCGTACCTTAGATGTGTAGTTCagagggagagatagagagagtccAGACTCCAGTCGGTAGACAGTAGTCAGTAGTTTGAAGCGTGGCGTGGCGTGGCGAGGGAGACGATGAAAAAGCGAATGTTAATAGGCAAAGGATTTGGTGGCAGTCCAAATGATCCATCACTTTGCATATGAATGAATATAGATGTCACGatcaaatttagatttttttctaaaaaaaaaaaaattaggattaAAGAATAacattcactttttcaaataatCTAATGACCCTTTGTTATGGATCCTCTACTTTGAGGTAAATGTTATTTTTAGGTGTCGTGTAATTTGTCTTTACGTGGGAAGAGCATTCCCATCCggtttgttataatttttttctaaattttagataaaaattacactttttataattttctcttaaattttactcatctttacAAAATATCCTATATCTCATttcctatcatttctctattctataaaaataatatttttctattccttttttattattatttctactattttatttctacatctttaattatttcctataaaatatatataaaaagtgattTAAGAGATGAACAGTAACTCTTCAAATATAGGGAACTACCATTCACATCCTAAACATTTTCCTTAAAACTGAAAACCAGATCGAGCGTGTATTTGGGGGAAAATCTCAAATACAAATcctataatttagaaaaaaacaaGTTTTAGAAACCagatgaaaattctatataaagaGAAACGTATTGTTTTgcgaaagaaaaaagaagagccCAATCCGCATAAGGGAGTAATTAGCAAACAAGGAACCGATTTCATCAAGTATCATCATAGAATGGACATGGAGACCCAGGATGGATAGCCCATAGTATGCATTCCTtgataaaagagaaatttttatACATACTACAAACTACAAAGTTCGTCCATTGGCAATAGCATCATTCTTCACATCCCAATCAATGTGGAGGTTGACATGAATTAGCCCCTCATGAAACTTCAGGATCAAGATTATTCTCACAGCACCTCCACCAGGAACCTAAACAATCGAGAAGTAATTCTCAAACCACCTCAGAATGCAAGCCTGTGAAGAAGTTTAGTAAACAAATCTCTAGACATATTCTTGCAGTTGAAGATTTTATCTCAACAATGTGGCATTCCCGTCTCCATCAGAGATCTCTGTCAGCTGGGACTACCTTCAGTAACCTGGCGAGGTCAAATGACTTGAAGTCTTTCCCATAACACAAACTCAGATCCAGGGGTGTTCTTCCATCCTGAAAGCAGTTAAGccaataatgataattataCCTTCACCGAAAGCACAAAGCAGAAACTCTTTGCTTACCAATTCACATGCTCCACCCAAGAGGttaaaaagagacaaaaatTGATGACACATCATAAGGTAAAGAAGGATATCATGCAGTTGACACGAGGCTTATAAGCCCATAGAAAAGATCAGCTCTAACTACCTTGCAAGTGTAGTTACAAAGTTAACCACATTATTTTTCCCCAAGAGAGATATTATGTTAATCACAAGACTCCTTTTGAGCACATTCACCCAGATTCTCTCCATATCAATAAAACTATAGTTGAGCTAGCTGAAAAAAAAGGGGCTAGGACTGACATCATTACAATTTGCAGGGGAAACATGAGGTTCTAGAATTTACCTTACACCTCCTGTTCTTATCCGCACCATTGACTAACAAAACTTTTgttatatatctatttctacTTTGGATGGCAACGTGCAATGGAGTCCACCCATCCTGAAAGAATTAACATGCTATAAGGGTAAACATCACAGAATATTGACATTAAGATCCATTTAATGACCACTCACATTATCTGCAACATTTAGATCCACCTTATATTTGATCAATAACTTCACAGTTTGCATGGCACCAACTTGAACCGCATAATGAAGTGGAGTAGCACCATCCTGACATGAGGATAAAGATATAAAACCATAGTTCCTAAGGTATAAGCTGTTGCCGCTAGTTTGCTTTATGACAATGAAAATCTTATCCTCACCCGGTCTTTGACATGAGGGCTGGCACCTTTTCTTAGAAGATGGCTAATTACAGCCTCCT harbors:
- the LOC121251001 gene encoding uncharacterized protein LOC121251001 is translated as MATTTISVPLIRTSANHRTFVPVPFLALPLRNLHLRTHGVSNSFNHFTFEKKKTKTTNMKQPLIIVRSAEEETVPIPEEQPEAQQQEEEGEAPSSSSEQPPVSVPVSPSDTLIMFFQAEGTLSETAIPNVTKALEEAEGITSLKVQVVEGIASVELTKQTTVQATGVASSLVETIQGSGFKLQTLNLSFEDEEYSLA
- the LOC121251006 gene encoding uncharacterized protein LOC121251006 codes for the protein MEDEKDAFYVVRKGDIVGIYKTLSDCQAQAGSSACNPAVSVYKGYCLPKEAEEYLASHGLKNATYSISAVDVKEDLFGKLVACPYQQPASSRVKAANKDTPPKRLLEVLDSDFEMVGSSFSTNPLRKHFRLGYCHETQAIASSCRSCILQFDGASKGNPGQAGAGAVLCAEDGSMVCRLSEGVGIATNNVAEYRAVILGLKHALKKGYKHIRVQGDSKLVCMQIQGLWKTKNQNMADLCKEAKELKDKFLSFQISHIVRELNSEADAQANLAVDLNDGQIVEDCRKM